CTTAGTTCAATCTTTTGAGAAAGAATGTGTAGGaggaatgaatttaaaaaatgatgatGGATTGTTTGTAAAAGAGAACATGATAGTACATTCTCCTACAGGGTTAAATAAACCTGAAAGTTTATCTGATATAAGGTCACCATTTGTGGAGCTTGATAATAAGTTGCAATAGAAAAAAGATTTGTCAAATCCTAGAGGAATGGAAATGGAATGTGTATAGGTTAAGTATATTAGCAAAATAGTCATgtaggtagttttttttttttttttttttatgttgatagTTGTTATGTAGGTAGTTTTAAGTATATGATCATTTCATTAGATTGTATAATACATATggaatttatttgttttagcttatgtatattatttttgttgtgtttcaaTGCAATTGTTCCACAAATTACGTGTAGTTTGTTTTTATAAGTGATTTGTCCGGTAGTGATTAGATAGAGGCAACAATTGCATGCGGTGTTCTGGTACGATGATGGTGTAGTCTTCACAACGGAGCGAAAGGTgtagtttgttttttaaatgaaaactttggttaatatacatatataaaaatttctttattattaaaatgtattttctAATGTCATTTTCTTAGTTATCATGGATTGCAGTATGAAGCAAGCACAATATGACCCAATTTTTCAATGAAGATATCTTGAAAATACTAATAGCATATGCCATATGAGATAATGATTGTATTAACTTATTatcccaaaaaaagaaaaacaacaactattagacaataaaaaaaaaatatgggcaAAAAACAATTGGCGTTTGAAGCAGAGTACTACAGAAACGTGAACGTTTGAAGTAGACACGTGGAAATGAAATCCATGGCTGACACGACAAAGATGAAAATTCTGGCGCAGAATTTCAACACTTTCGGTTGGGTCCACAATCAATaatcaactaatttttttattaataaataaaaaaacaaaaaagattatttctttgttgttgtgttctttcTTGCATTTGCATTGCGCCTCGTAAAAACAAAcagatagacaaaaaaaatccaattggGTTACAAACTCTTGTTATTCATCACAATCACAGGTAACCAatcaaatcaattctacaaaacTTAACCgagtttttcaattcttttattgatgaaattgtTTCATTTGCTggttaataataaataatttagggTAACTTAGTTATATTGGAATTTAATTGCTGTGCCCCAAATGTTAGATACTACAATTAGAGGTTTAttcagtgttgtcaattgcatatcacaaaaataaatagcaGTTGTGAACTTGTGATGCTTAAATTTTCTAATTATAATGTACATGTTTTAAATCCTTAACTTTTATGATGCTTTAGTTGATTAATATGAGTTTAACTGCAGGAAACTGAGTTAAAACATTGTTTCTGCATCAATACATCTCTATCTCTTTAGAGTATAGACGTCCGTCTGCAAGGCTATATAATTTGATACTATAATGGCTCTTCCTGGTTCCCTGCAATTGTCTCATGGCCTGGGACTTTGCAGGAACCTCAACAGTAATAAAGATCGGGTACTAGAAATATCTTCTTCAGTTCTATGTTCTTTGTTCAGGGTTCCATTTtgcatttttctcatttttcttacCACTTTATGCTTTGTAGAGGGTAAAGGGGAGATGCAAGTTACAGTTAGACAACCTTCCTTTGCAGCTCATGAAACAGGACTACAGGGGTCTTCAACACCTCCATCATATAAACAGGTCAACACATAGATTGTCTCGCAAATCACGCTCTTTTAAATGTCATTGTTTTTTAGTGCCAGGCGAGCGAATTGCACTTTCTTCTGTTAAGGTGGCTACTACAGTACTGACAAGGTGAATTTTGTGATTTTGCAGCCATCAAGCGCTCAAATTTAAGTGCTCTATCTTTTAATTGGTATGCACTAACATACTTTTCTGCAGGTGCTGTAATGTTTTACAAAACAGTCCAGTCATTGTAAAGTTGATTCCCGCTGTTGGCATTATCATTTTTGCAGTATGGGGTGTTGGCCCATTAACGTTTCAGACAAGGAAACTGTTTTTTCAGGTTATTTAGCAATCATTTAATAATTCAGCTTTGCACTAAAGATTCAATGCTTTTGACACGTAAGTCTAACAGTATACACTGTATTCTGCAGAAGAGTGATAATAGTTGGAAAAAAAGTACCACTCATTACATAGTAACTTCATACCTTCGACCACTACTGTTATGGACTGGAGCCGTACTTATTTGCAGGTTTCACTATTACAAAATAATAACTTTCTCTGATGATGAATGCGTTATATCTTATTTTGATTAACATATTCTTCACTTACTAACTTTTTTTCTAATTGCAGAGCATTTGAGCCAGTAATTCTGCCTACAGAAGCTAGCCAGGCTGTTAAGGAACGacttttgaattttgttaaATCGTTGGCGACTGTAGTGGCTTTTGCTTATTGTTTATCAAGGTATGCCTATTTCCTTACCTTCAAAATATCTGTTCAAAATGATGAATTGTTTGGTCACTTAATTGTATGCCTAGTTAATTAAGCTATTTCGGGGTTTTCATCCCCCTTTCATGAGAAGCCTTATGCGATTgtctattatttttaaaaattgtgataccttctattttttttgtctaactgctttcttttgtttttctctattgAACAATAGGACTGAATGTTTCCAAGATACATCATTATTGTAGCATGCTAGAGGACTTTCCTCAAATCTTTGGATCCAATTTGCAGTGCCTATTCTGTTTTTCTTCCATGAACTAATTGTTGTGTGCTATTCTTATGCAGTGTGATTCAACAAGCACAGAAAATTGTAACAGAGAATGTAGATGCAAGCGAGACAAGAAATGTTGGTACCTTTTCTATATGTTAAGGCAACTGATGTTATAGtctaatatgatatatatatatatatatatatatatatatatatatatatatatatatatatatatatatatatatatatatatatataaaggggGCCTATCAAGTGAGAAGAGTAGTtaaaatgagagatgagaggggTACATAATAGCCATTAGATCAAATTAATGGTAGGATCAAATTCAGTTTTAAAATGTGTTGCCCCCTTCTAATCTCTCTCCACACGCCTacgcttcttcaatttctgCTTCTTCTCTTCCTGCAGATCACCGCCCAAAATTCACGTCAGTGAGCAAGGGAACCCATTAAGATTTCTTCTAATCTCCCAGTCCTTTCTCCATTTGACTTAATTATGATTGTGACTGAGAATTTCTATTAGTTCAAAAAGTTGAGTCTCAATCATTTCTCCTAAATTATGTTGAAAAATGGATTCTTTATATTCCCTTTATTTTTCCCCACTGTGGTGGCTTGATCGTGTTGAATTACACATTTGTTGTCAACTCCCTTTGTTGCAACTAATGAACATAACTCCCCCTAATGAAAAGGTCACAACTTTGGGGGAATAAACATGGCTGATATTGTTCGTTCACAAacaaatatccaaaaaaaagtAGCAATCAAGTTATATGATCTTGGTTGGGTTGGATCTGCGACGCTTTTCAAAAATATTGAAGGGAAGAGAAtacgaggaaaaaaaaatcgtaGGCGGCGAGAGAGAGATCAGAAGGGGGCAGCACACTTTAAAACTGAATTTAATCCTAACCATTAATTTGATCTTATGGCTATTATGTACTCCTCTCATCTCTTATTTTAGCTACTCTCACTTGATCAATCCCATATATTAATTGATATCGTTTAGCTGGTAACAAAAGTTGTGCAATATAGTTAGTTACCCATCTATATACTTTGCCTGGTATTGattttaagtaaaaataatcatattcgGTGATAAAAAGTAGAAGTAAATCTCAACTACTTTCACCATATTTAATGACATCATTCCTGAAATTACATGCATataatgtatattttattttctatggaACAAGTTGTCATGGAGGGTAGTTTAGAAAATACTGTtgctttttttattacattaagaaatataattgcAGCTAACTAAAAGTCTTAATTAGGGTGACTTTAGGTATTTTTGCTTAAAATTGAGACCGGATGAAGTAATGGTGTATTTGTTTAGGTTTCTAGATTTACCATTTATTTCTATTAATTTGTATCACAGACAGTGACCATTAGCAATTCACtagattaaatttaatttacagAAAGAAAAGCATGTAGAACTCGAATCACTTGAATATAATATACGACAGCTCCCAGGTATAGGAGCTAAAATAATTCGTTATGGCTGCGTATGTATTTAGATGAGATATTTTATAGAAGACTAGTAGCTTTGCAACTACTATGTATGGAAGATAACAATTGTAGAAACCTGGATTTCAGTTAAGTGCTTGTTTATTGGTTGTGGTTCAATTTCATACGTATGATGAATTATCTGTTTTTGTCAGATGGGATTCCAATTTGCAGGCAAAGCTGTTTATTCTGCAGTATGGATTGCTGCTTTTTCATTGTTTATGGAATTGCTGGGCTTTTCTACCCAGAAATGGGTCACAGCAGGAGGTTTTGGAACAGTTTTGTTGACTCTTGCTGGCCGTGAggtttgagatttatctttgctTATAATCATCCCAATTCTTTTGTACTTTACTGTTCTAGTGGTAGCTACCTATGATATTGTGGAACTTATTAACACTAAATATTATATGTTTAGATATTTACAAACTTCCTTTCAAGCGCGATGATTCATGCAACTCGACCTTTTGTGGTAAATGAATGGATTCAAACGAAGATTGAAGGATATGAGGTGTCTGGCACTGTTGAGGTGAGAATTGCTccttttaattattgaatgttGGAATTATATATTAAACATGTATCATGTTctgtttaaataataatttagcataaagtaaTCATACAATACAGTGTAGTGATTTTGAGTTCTCTCAGTAAGGCTATGTTTTCCTGCTATGCAGCATGTTGGCTGGTGGTCACCAACAATTATACGAGGTGAAGATCGTGAAGCTGTACACATTCCAAACCACAAATTCACAGTGAATGTTGTGCGGAATCTAACTCAAAAAACACATTGGAGAATCAAAACCCACCTAGCCATTAGTCATTTGGATGTAAATAAGATTAATGTAagaaattattttgttgtttatattgaaattacttttcaccagtattttttatgatatttttccCAATGACAAATGGTTTAATGCTTCTGCAGAACATTGTTGCTGACATGCGGAAAGTATTAGCCAAAAATCCTCAAGTTGAGCAGCAGAGGTTGCACAGGAGAGTGTTTTTGGACAACATAAACCCTGAAAATCAGGCGCTTATGGTATGTATGAACTGGTTACAGTATCTTGCAATCAATGATTCCGGGCTAATTTACAGGGGTCttaaataagaataattatttattcCACATTATAGAAGTTGTTAGCCACATACATGGTTGCACCAtaaaaaatagaggaaaaatTCCTTCTGTTTTAGATTGAGGTAGCTATCAGTACCAGGACAGAATTACATGTATATTTTAATCTGCAGCCGACCTTCGACGAGTGCTTTCGTTGATTATGCTATAAATAACATATCCTAGATAGAATCACGTGAAATGCTTTATACTTGGCATACGTGACAATAACATATCCTAAATAACATTTTAACGTGTAATGTTTTACTGCgcacaatacaccaaatggcaGGATCCCTTtccggaccctgcgtatgcgggagctttagtgcaccgggctACCCTGAGGTTACATTGTAATTGTCATGGTCAAATACTTGGGGTACTTTTATTAATACTGTATTCACAGCCAAAATAGGGTAGATTCAACATTTTTGCAtctaaaacttaaaaatattaataagtaCCTGAACCAAATAAATTGATAATTTGTACAATTTAGTGTCTAAAgccttataaaaaatattaagaagtAATAGTGCACATTTGAACACTACAGTACATCATATTTGTACAACAGAGGAGCTTGCATAAACTTAAGCCTGCCTTAATTACGTGTGTATCTACTTGCATAAGCTTGAACAGTCGCACTTGCACCTGTACCTTCCTTTTTTTGTTCTCCCAAATCAGATTTGTGTACCCACATTTCACTGGTACGAACATTCGTTGGTTATGATCAAATCAAACTATTTACCCATATATCAATGTGCTATCTTATGATagttatgtatttatatataaaatatgatatattcTTTTCTGACTTTCACAGATTCTGATTTCGTGTTTTGTCAAGACCTCAcattttgaagaatatttgtGTGTTAAGGTAAGAATACTTCTTATTTATGTAGAATATGCACCTTTTATGATACTTTCCTCACACAGTCATAACTTCTAACTCAACTTGCAAACTATTGATAGACAGTAAATAATCAGATAAAACAAGCACTTCTCCTGCAAAGCTCTTGATTAGGCTTGAAAATTCCTACAAAATAGATTTGATCATTTGAATAGAACTCATGAGTAATCAGGCGAGAGGCCCTTCCACGTGCCATTCATTGAACCTTACAATCAACTTTCTAGTGTTGCAACTTGCATCTTGCTTACACTATTTTATAGTCTAGTAGTAATCAGTAGAAGATGGATATACCATGAGCGATGACTGCTTCATATTTGTAGCTTGGATTTGGCTCCTTTGAATGAGTTATAACCATTGATAGAGAAATCAACCCATAAAATTGCAGTCATTGATGATTCAAGATCGGGTGATTCCGACCCTAATTTGCATTTATTGTATGTTCAATCTTTGGTGTTATTGATTTGCATTTGAACTTTAGGCCTTTAGGATTTAAGATGTAATTCATTTGACGGCTATATGTAGAACTTGATTTCCAATCCTATATCAGATGCTTGAAAGTTTAAATCgtcttaaataattaaaaccatAAAGAAGTAAAcaacctctcaaaaaaaaataataataataaagaagtAAACAATGATGAATTATTCTTTAAATTGTGATGATGTAGCTAAATTTTCCTAATTTTAGTGTACCAGTTTATAGTATTCTAGAAGCGTGTTCTTGTTTGTTTGTTGGCTTGACATGATACTTCAAATATGATCTTAGTTCTGGCAGCAGTTTATATTTGCTCAAGGATTAAGCTGATTTTCCATCTATTGGATTTTAACAACAGGAAACTATACTATTGGATCTTCTTAGAGTTATCAGCCATCACCGGGCCCGGCTTGCAACACCAGTCCGTACCCTGCAGAAAATATATGCTGATGCCGACTTGGACAACATACCATACGCAGATACCACATTTAATGGTGCTGGACCAGTAGTATCTAACCGCCCATTATTAGTGATTGATTCACCTTACAAGAACAATGCAGATGATAAAACAAAAAGTCGATCAACACGTGCAACTGTTGATCAAGATGACAAAACAACCGTGCGAACTAAACTCGATTCCAAGACAGAGGATAAGGTTGAACCAATTGGAGCACCAGATACTAAGGTTAGAGGAACTCAAGATGAATCCGAGGTAGATGCCAAAGTCATGGCATCTAACTCTGATGTGGGTGAAAACAAGCCACTGAAATCTAATTTAAACAAGGCAAACATGGAGGTGCCGGAAATGTCTTCTACTTCTAACTCCAAAGTAACTGGTCTGGAAGTAGATAATTCAACCATGAAGGACATCCATGTCAAACAATCCAAGGTTCAAACAGTTAAAAACACCAAGCCAAACGTCGACTCGGACAATCTAGTTTCCTCATCAACAAACAACGCTGACAAAGCCAATGGAAATATGGCAACAAACCAGCAAGGAGAAAGGAAACCTGCTCCACCCAGGCCTGTTCTTGAAGAGAATATAGTACTAGGTGTTGCATTGGATGGATCAAAGAGAACACTTCCTATCAATGATGAGATTGACACTGTGACAACTCAAGAGACAAAGGAAATGGCTGCATCCCAGGGTGGAAATGGATCTCCAAAGGCTTCAGATGGGAATGTGAAGTAAGATTGTAGTTGCTACTAGAGGAATATTTAGTTATCAGTGAGTTTAACTAGGTAGTTGTTTGAAGGCTTAGTCTTTCAATGCTGAAAATTTGAGCACATTCTCATCACTGAGAAGCTGTATATGCTATCACTTCATGTAATTCATATACCCCTCAAAGGTCTTTGAGGTTTATTGTAATATTAATTCACTATTTTTGCTGTTTCACCAATGCATATATGATTCTGGTATACTGCCAATTTACTACTATCATGTATTTTTCTTACCACCCAAGATCaggaatgagaaaaaaaataatgaaataagtTTGGATCTTaccttattttttaaataacacgacactgacatgtcttgatatgtaaatatttttttgaggccACTCGTCAtcattttccattattttttgaTTATATAACTTACACACGGACATAGCACAAATATggcttctattttttattttttattatagcgtgagattaaaaaaatgagaagatTCACTTAAGTACATTTAATATAAGAACAtgcagattttttatttttttttggtgtccagggttcaaaccccagaccttgcatatatcatGCATTAAGAACATGCGGATTTGAAGAACAATTACTCTCCCATTTCATATTATAAGTCATTTGACAATTTTATACAAATTAAGAAATGTGATTAGTATTATATGataaagagaaattatgagtttctttacacaGTTACCCTCGTATGAAAAACTTAGGCAATCTcacataaaaaatgtaattagtATTGTatgcaaaaaagaaattatgaatatttattttggtatgagaaagatgaaagaaagggaaaaagatgaagtaataaatggtaaaaagtaaaatagaaaaataaagattgaTGTTCTATTGATATTGTTAGACACTTGTaattcaagacaaaaaaaaactcttccAAGTGAGTTCTCCTATATAGGATATAAGCCAAAATGTAACATCTAAagtacaaaaatttcatagaaaTACTGTTTAAACTCTTAACCTATTTGATTGATTTGCAAAGACTGATCAATAAactctttttcttgtattgtttATTCTACACTGTAACGTGATTCAAGCAAAAAAGCATAATAATATATGAATGATAAACAACAATATGGCTCCTGGTATTGCATTATAAATAATACTGCTCCTGCTAAGAATGCCATCATCTCATACATACATCTCTCACACAAGACAACTACTATACTACTATTATCAAGCACTCTTACCAAGAACATCataaacgtaaaaaaaaaaaacctcgtGAATATGATTagtgataattattttattaaccaGATGCAGATGTCAAATAATAAGACACTGAACTATATATTATAGAGCCCTACTAATCTGTAAGCAATCTATTAACCTTGGCACATGCAATCAGGAACTGGGTATGTGTATATGGATTGTTTAGGCTTTCTAAGCCTGAGTTGACCTTGTCTACTTTCATGACCTTCAACCACTGCATGCTCAAACTCTGACCACTCCATGGTTTTGTTCAAGAACAGTTGACCCATCAATGCCATGTTTGGCCTTATAGTCTTCAAGTTCAAGTATGTCCTGTGTCCAACCTATCATCAACAAAGCATTGATTGtcatttttaaattcaattcaaCTGTTTCAACAGCCTTGCAGTACATCATAAATATGCTGTCTAGACAGTTCTAAACATAGATTTCTTATAGTTACTCCCTCCATCTCATGTATTAAGTGTCATTGTCATTTATAGATATACAcactttttaagaaaattattctGTGTGCTAGTAATTTCTATGATAAAATGTGTTTCATTTACTAAATAAGAGTATAtcagtaaaaaaatattggtattttaaaatgacaaataatgtGAGATAAACAATACTCTAAATATgatacggagggagtaattaattGTTATATGACAAACTCATTAATGTCCCATGTTCACAGGAATTCTGTTTGTATGGCCAAATGCATCTCataatgaataattgaatatgaacatGGCCTCAACATGGTTAAGTCAAGGTCCATTATCAGTATTCTAGACAAGTTACTAATATTGGCAATGCATATGCATTGGAGTCATATATGGTAAATCTTGGGGAGAACTCACCAATGCATTGTGCATATTTCCTGGGGAAGCAGAAATGAAGATGTCACTGTGTATACTAATGTAGTAGTCAAGTGCGGCTAATAGAGAAGCTTTTCCCTTTATCAGAGCACGCTCAAAAGGCAAAGTAAGGCTCTTTTTGTCTTCCATCAGAGGAAACAATTGCTTCAAAGTAGAAATTCTGGCTGCTCCACCATAGACCTGGAAAAGGGaagatattttagaaaaacatagtCATTTTAAAACAAGCACTGATAATTAAAATGAATGAGACTCTACTGtttcaaactaaaaaataacATGGTTAAACCTTATGAGAGGCAAGATATAAACGAGTGCTGTTGTCGAATCCCAAAGCAGCTAGCAACAATCCGACTTCCTCGGGAGTCATTGGGCAACGTCCCTGACTTCTCAACTCTTCATCAGTGAATTGGGAATTAAGAACCCTTCCCTGCCAAATCACTTGTCTATACTTTGCGAGAGCCAACTTTTCAGCTTTTCCACCACCAAAATCACAGGCTGAATGGGCTGCCATATCCtgccaaaaaatattattgcacAAACTTTCTCAATTTACAGACAAATGCATGTAACAATAGGGCAGGGAGTGTGTTGTTAGCACTCCTGTAATGTCAGGATTgttataccaaaaaaatagacaaaTCAAGAAACAAACAGAGACAAAGTTTACAACATTGTATGTacagatgatgatgatgataaatgaGAGAAAGATAAATACCTTATCAAATCGGAGGTGCAGAACAACAAATTTCCCTGCATTTTTATTATCATCTACATTTGTGACCTCTTGAAGGTAGTTGGAGTTCATTTCTTCAGACGAGCGTTGAGGATTGCGAAGGCGGCTGATCAGGGAATCTCCAAGTGCTCTGATATGTGGAACAAAGTCTAAAGCTTGAAAGTTGACTTTACAGCGCAGGTGTTGGATATCCATCGGCACGTTATCAAAACTCAGGCGGTGAGAAAATGGAGAGATTGCAGCAACACCATAACTGCATCAAACAAAAACACCATGATAttagaatttcaaaattcaaagagAATATACAGAGCTTGCAGCGTCCCCGTAATATGCACCTTAAACTCAGCCATATCTTCATTTAAAATCGATAGAAAGATTATTTAAAGAACAAAGAAGTAATAATCTTCAAAACAATGTTCAGTGCAGGTTCTGTAATTGATAACGTTATATATATGCTAAAGCAGTTGTAATTGCAATTATGAGTAAAAGTGTCTATAATCTTAGTCATTGAATTGACTAATGTTTTTATTGGTCCGGAACATTTCAAGTCATGAATGCACTAGCATTTAAAAGTACAGATTCAGGTAACTACTAACCTTTGTAGGACAGGCAAAACATTTTCCAGATACCAGTTGGCTGTTGCATGTACAGGTGCAGCCTTGATTCTGGTATCTCGAATAGCCAATGCATAGTACTCCCTACTGCTCCATGAGTACTCTTCAGGAAGCTCTTTAACTATAGAAACATCATCCTTCAATACATCAATGAAATGATCCACATCAAATATATCCTCGAATGAGCTGCAGAGAAACATAAGCAACCTCGATCAGTACATTACATTGTGCACAGtccacaaaacaaaataatacaataaaTTCTAGTTTCTGACATTACCTTG
Above is a genomic segment from Medicago truncatula cultivar Jemalong A17 chromosome 5, MtrunA17r5.0-ANR, whole genome shotgun sequence containing:
- the LOC11416530 gene encoding mechanosensitive ion channel protein 2, chloroplastic isoform X2, which translates into the protein MALPGSLQLSHGLGLCRNLNSNKDRLMKQDYRGLQHLHHINRSTHRLSRKSRSFKCHCFLVPGERIALSSVKVATTVLTRCCNVLQNSPVIVKLIPAVGIIIFAVWGVGPLTFQTRKLFFQKSDNSWKKSTTHYIVTSYLRPLLLWTGAVLICRAFEPVILPTEASQAVKERLLNFVKSLATVVAFAYCLSSVIQQAQKIVTENVDASETRNMGFQFAGKAVYSAVWIAAFSLFMELLGFSTQKWVTAGGFGTVLLTLAGREIFTNFLSSAMIHATRPFVVNEWIQTKIEGYEVSGTVEHVGWWSPTIIRGEDREAVHIPNHKFTVNVVRNLTQKTHWRIKTHLAISHLDVNKINNIVADMRKVLAKNPQVEQQRLHRRVFLDNINPENQALMILISCFVKTSHFEEYLCVKETILLDLLRVISHHRARLATPVRTLQKIYADADLDNIPYADTTFNGAGPVVSNRPLLVIDSPYKNNADDKTKSRSTRATVDQDDKTTVRTKLDSKTEDKVEPIGAPDTKVRGTQDESEVDAKVMASNSDVGENKPLKSNLNKANMEVPEMSSTSNSKVTGLEVDNSTMKDIHVKQSKVQTVKNTKPNVDSDNLVSSSTNNADKANGNMATNQQGERKPAPPRPVLEENIVLGVALDGSKRTLPINDEIDTVTTQETKEMAASQGGNGSPKASDGNVK
- the LOC11416530 gene encoding mechanosensitive ion channel protein 2, chloroplastic isoform X1; this encodes MALPGSLQLSHGLGLCRNLNSNKDRRVKGRCKLQLDNLPLQLMKQDYRGLQHLHHINRSTHRLSRKSRSFKCHCFLVPGERIALSSVKVATTVLTRCCNVLQNSPVIVKLIPAVGIIIFAVWGVGPLTFQTRKLFFQKSDNSWKKSTTHYIVTSYLRPLLLWTGAVLICRAFEPVILPTEASQAVKERLLNFVKSLATVVAFAYCLSSVIQQAQKIVTENVDASETRNMGFQFAGKAVYSAVWIAAFSLFMELLGFSTQKWVTAGGFGTVLLTLAGREIFTNFLSSAMIHATRPFVVNEWIQTKIEGYEVSGTVEHVGWWSPTIIRGEDREAVHIPNHKFTVNVVRNLTQKTHWRIKTHLAISHLDVNKINNIVADMRKVLAKNPQVEQQRLHRRVFLDNINPENQALMILISCFVKTSHFEEYLCVKETILLDLLRVISHHRARLATPVRTLQKIYADADLDNIPYADTTFNGAGPVVSNRPLLVIDSPYKNNADDKTKSRSTRATVDQDDKTTVRTKLDSKTEDKVEPIGAPDTKVRGTQDESEVDAKVMASNSDVGENKPLKSNLNKANMEVPEMSSTSNSKVTGLEVDNSTMKDIHVKQSKVQTVKNTKPNVDSDNLVSSSTNNADKANGNMATNQQGERKPAPPRPVLEENIVLGVALDGSKRTLPINDEIDTVTTQETKEMAASQGGNGSPKASDGNVK
- the LOC11416530 gene encoding mechanosensitive ion channel protein 2, chloroplastic isoform X3 codes for the protein MALPGSLQLSHGLGLCRNLNSNKDRDYRGLQHLHHINRSTHRLSRKSRSFKCHCFLVPGERIALSSVKVATTVLTRCCNVLQNSPVIVKLIPAVGIIIFAVWGVGPLTFQTRKLFFQKSDNSWKKSTTHYIVTSYLRPLLLWTGAVLICRAFEPVILPTEASQAVKERLLNFVKSLATVVAFAYCLSSVIQQAQKIVTENVDASETRNMGFQFAGKAVYSAVWIAAFSLFMELLGFSTQKWVTAGGFGTVLLTLAGREIFTNFLSSAMIHATRPFVVNEWIQTKIEGYEVSGTVEHVGWWSPTIIRGEDREAVHIPNHKFTVNVVRNLTQKTHWRIKTHLAISHLDVNKINNIVADMRKVLAKNPQVEQQRLHRRVFLDNINPENQALMILISCFVKTSHFEEYLCVKETILLDLLRVISHHRARLATPVRTLQKIYADADLDNIPYADTTFNGAGPVVSNRPLLVIDSPYKNNADDKTKSRSTRATVDQDDKTTVRTKLDSKTEDKVEPIGAPDTKVRGTQDESEVDAKVMASNSDVGENKPLKSNLNKANMEVPEMSSTSNSKVTGLEVDNSTMKDIHVKQSKVQTVKNTKPNVDSDNLVSSSTNNADKANGNMATNQQGERKPAPPRPVLEENIVLGVALDGSKRTLPINDEIDTVTTQETKEMAASQGGNGSPKASDGNVK
- the LOC11415534 gene encoding O-fucosyltransferase 39; translation: MEPSFLNKGATLVVSLSLFLFIHHVSSSSMYSEMNPIKPRHSRLLRSAVQRETPTSQLSEIWAPLENQGWKSCDESGNRPTLPEKSEGYIQVFLDGGLNQQRMGICDAVAVAKILNATLVIPYLELNPVWKDSSSFEDIFDVDHFIDVLKDDVSIVKELPEEYSWSSREYYALAIRDTRIKAAPVHATANWYLENVLPVLQSYGVAAISPFSHRLSFDNVPMDIQHLRCKVNFQALDFVPHIRALGDSLISRLRNPQRSSEEMNSNYLQEVTNVDDNKNAGKFVVLHLRFDKDMAAHSACDFGGGKAEKLALAKYRQVIWQGRVLNSQFTDEELRSQGRCPMTPEEVGLLLAALGFDNSTRLYLASHKVYGGAARISTLKQLFPLMEDKKSLTLPFERALIKGKASLLAALDYYISIHSDIFISASPGNMHNALVGHRTYLNLKTIRPNMALMGQLFLNKTMEWSEFEHAVVEGHESRQGQLRLRKPKQSIYTYPVPDCMCQG